One part of the Chryseobacterium sp. 7 genome encodes these proteins:
- the aroB gene encoding 3-dehydroquinate synthase: protein MITILNDNFSQLNAFLHEKTFSKIFILVDENTHEYCLPILLGNMETDLGFEILEIEAGEEMKNIQTANQLWEILTEMQADRKALVINLGGGVITDMGGFVASTYKRGIQFINIPTTLLSMCDASIGGKTGIDLMHYKNMVGTFAFPEQIFIFPKFLETLPFKELRSGFAEMLKHGLIADKNHWDQLIQIRKLEVETVIPHIQTSMNIKQVVVDQDFHEQNIRKTLNFGHTIGHAVESLCLQQGNPILHGEAVAMGMIAEAHLAYLENLISEEDAKAIIENVQRYYPYLDISDFKDEDITALLLNDKKNTDSKINFSLLSGIGSCTYDHQSSQENILESLSFYRKLNDA from the coding sequence ATGATAACAATATTAAACGATAATTTTTCTCAACTCAATGCGTTTCTTCATGAAAAAACTTTCAGTAAAATCTTCATCCTGGTAGATGAAAATACACATGAATACTGTCTTCCTATTCTTTTAGGCAATATGGAAACAGACCTTGGTTTTGAAATTTTAGAAATTGAAGCCGGAGAAGAAATGAAAAACATCCAGACTGCCAATCAGCTTTGGGAAATTCTTACGGAAATGCAGGCGGACAGAAAAGCACTGGTTATTAACCTTGGCGGCGGTGTAATTACGGATATGGGAGGATTTGTTGCATCTACATATAAAAGAGGAATCCAGTTTATCAACATCCCCACTACCCTTTTATCAATGTGCGATGCTTCTATAGGAGGAAAAACAGGTATTGATCTGATGCATTATAAAAATATGGTGGGAACTTTCGCATTTCCGGAACAGATCTTTATATTCCCGAAATTCTTAGAAACATTACCTTTTAAAGAATTAAGAAGCGGATTCGCAGAAATGCTGAAACATGGTTTAATTGCTGATAAAAATCATTGGGACCAACTGATTCAGATCCGTAAGCTGGAAGTAGAAACGGTAATTCCGCATATTCAGACTTCTATGAATATTAAGCAAGTGGTTGTAGATCAAGATTTTCATGAACAGAATATCAGAAAAACCCTGAATTTTGGACACACCATTGGCCATGCCGTAGAAAGCTTATGTTTGCAGCAAGGAAATCCTATCCTTCACGGTGAAGCAGTGGCTATGGGAATGATTGCAGAAGCTCATCTTGCTTATCTTGAAAATCTTATTTCTGAAGAAGATGCAAAAGCCATCATTGAAAATGTTCAGAGATACTACCCTTACCTTGATATCAGCGATTTTAAAGATGAAGATATTACTGCATTATTACTAAATGATAAGAAGAATACAGACAGCAAAATCAATTTCTCTCTGCTTTCCGGAATTGGTTCTTGCACGTATGATCATCAGTCTAGTCAGGAAAATATCCTTGAATCACTTTCTTTTTACAGAAAATTGAATGATGCTTAA
- a CDS encoding pseudouridine synthase: MTNKSEGYEKKSFGKPKRGGKNFDTRDKYERGSLKYGRRPSNGDERNDDKTRSFVQKRRLNKIEKDVHKDSIRLNKYIANSGICSRREADELITQGLVEVNGKVVTEMGYQVQKTDRVVFDGQNITPEKPVYVLLNKPKGYISTTKDDKARKTVMDLVANASPYRLFPVGRLDRSTTGVILLTNDGHMTKKLTHPSFDAKKIYHVTLDKKLTGEDLRLIAEGIRLDEGVAVVDQISYIEGKPKNEIGIEIHIGWNRVIRRIFQRLGYEVESLDRVMFAGLTKKNIKRGHWRILTELEVNNLKML, from the coding sequence ATCACGAACAAAAGTGAAGGATATGAGAAAAAATCTTTCGGTAAACCTAAAAGAGGCGGAAAAAATTTCGATACCAGAGATAAGTATGAAAGAGGCAGTCTGAAATACGGAAGAAGACCCTCTAACGGAGATGAAAGAAATGACGACAAAACAAGATCTTTTGTTCAGAAAAGAAGACTGAACAAAATTGAAAAAGACGTTCATAAAGACAGCATCCGTCTTAATAAGTATATTGCTAATTCCGGGATCTGCAGCAGAAGAGAAGCTGATGAGCTGATTACCCAGGGATTGGTAGAAGTAAACGGAAAGGTAGTAACTGAAATGGGATATCAGGTACAGAAAACAGACAGAGTAGTTTTTGACGGACAAAACATTACTCCTGAAAAACCTGTTTATGTACTTTTGAATAAGCCAAAAGGTTATATTTCTACTACAAAAGACGATAAAGCAAGAAAAACGGTAATGGATCTTGTAGCGAACGCTTCTCCATACAGACTTTTCCCAGTGGGAAGACTTGACCGTTCTACAACAGGAGTTATTTTATTGACAAATGACGGGCACATGACGAAAAAACTGACGCATCCATCTTTTGATGCTAAGAAAATTTATCATGTAACGTTAGATAAAAAGCTTACTGGTGAAGATTTACGTCTTATTGCAGAAGGAATCCGTCTTGATGAGGGAGTAGCAGTTGTAGATCAGATTTCATACATTGAAGGAAAGCCTAAAAACGAAATCGGAATTGAGATCCACATCGGATGGAACCGTGTTATCAGAAGAATTTTCCAAAGATTAGGGTACGAGGTAGAATCTTTAGACAGAGTAATGTTTGCAGGATTAACGAAGAAGAATATCAAGAGAGGACACTGGAGAATCCTTACCGAACTGGAAGTAAACAACCTTAAAATGCTTTAA
- the pncA gene encoding bifunctional nicotinamidase/pyrazinamidase codes for MKKALIIVDVQNDFCEGGALAVPGANEIIPYINLLMEENEYDQVVLTQDWHPAGHKSFASSNGRKVGESIILNGVPQFMWPDHCIQGTFGAEFHKDLNRDKVTHIVQKGKNIEIDSYSGFQDNNHFMKTGLDDFLKYHDIQLVEIVGLALDYCVKFTAQDAVASGYVTCLHFNGTRAVNVKPDNARDAIYDMIEKGVTVLG; via the coding sequence ATGAAAAAAGCATTAATAATAGTCGATGTACAGAATGATTTTTGTGAAGGCGGAGCACTTGCAGTACCTGGAGCAAACGAAATTATTCCCTATATCAATCTCCTGATGGAGGAAAATGAATATGATCAGGTAGTTCTTACACAAGACTGGCATCCGGCAGGTCATAAGAGTTTTGCAAGCAGCAATGGCAGAAAGGTAGGAGAAAGTATTATTTTAAATGGTGTTCCACAGTTTATGTGGCCGGATCACTGTATTCAGGGAACTTTTGGGGCAGAATTCCACAAAGATCTGAACAGAGATAAAGTAACCCACATTGTACAAAAAGGTAAAAATATAGAAATAGACAGCTACAGCGGTTTCCAGGATAATAATCACTTTATGAAAACCGGTTTGGATGACTTCTTAAAATATCATGATATCCAATTGGTTGAAATAGTAGGGCTGGCATTAGATTATTGCGTTAAATTCACAGCACAGGATGCTGTAGCCAGCGGATATGTAACTTGTCTTCATTTCAACGGAACGCGTGCTGTAAACGTAAAACCGGACAACGCCAGAGATGCTATTTATGACATGATTGAAAAAGGAGTGACAGTTCTGGGGTAA
- a CDS encoding DEAD/DEAH box helicase: MSFESLGLSHNIIRSVKKLGYLKPFPIQEQAVPVILQGKDLMGIAQTGSGKTACFVMPILEKLQNAEVKKDRNVQALILVPTRELAIQIDEVCRAFTENLKREVRTMAVYGGVSINPQMKGMFGIEVLIATPGRLLDLIDHNALSISGIKHLVIDEADKMFQLGFGEEMNKLFAMMPVAKQTILFSATLNDKVAEMKERLSINPTIIEIKKEEVEIDHIEQLAYHVSPENKGPFLRYLIKEKKVEKALVFVSSTRSADNLVEKLKKNKIKAVAIHSQKSQGARRNNLEEFKVDGAQILVATDLIGRGIHIESLPCVINYELPRSPLDYIHRIGRTGRANEKGTAISILTDDELQHFRVIQKKMGRKVTLQRTEGIDLHGY; this comes from the coding sequence ATGTCATTTGAGTCTTTAGGATTATCACACAATATTATTCGTTCTGTTAAAAAGTTAGGGTATTTAAAACCGTTTCCCATTCAGGAGCAGGCTGTTCCCGTTATTTTGCAGGGGAAAGATCTGATGGGAATTGCACAGACAGGTTCCGGGAAAACGGCTTGTTTTGTGATGCCGATTTTAGAAAAGTTGCAGAATGCAGAAGTTAAAAAAGACCGTAATGTTCAGGCTTTAATATTGGTTCCTACGCGTGAGCTGGCGATTCAGATAGATGAAGTCTGCAGGGCTTTTACCGAAAACCTGAAGAGAGAAGTTCGCACAATGGCTGTATACGGAGGTGTTTCCATCAACCCACAGATGAAAGGCATGTTTGGGATAGAAGTTTTGATTGCAACTCCGGGACGTTTGCTGGACTTAATTGATCATAATGCATTAAGCATTTCAGGAATTAAACATTTGGTGATTGATGAAGCTGATAAAATGTTTCAGTTAGGATTTGGTGAAGAAATGAATAAGCTCTTTGCCATGATGCCTGTTGCAAAACAGACTATCCTATTTTCGGCGACTCTGAATGATAAGGTTGCTGAAATGAAAGAACGTCTTTCTATCAATCCTACGATTATTGAAATCAAAAAAGAAGAAGTTGAAATTGATCATATTGAACAACTTGCTTACCACGTTTCTCCGGAAAATAAAGGTCCTTTTTTAAGATATTTAATTAAAGAAAAGAAGGTTGAAAAAGCGTTAGTTTTTGTTTCCTCCACAAGATCTGCAGATAATCTGGTAGAGAAGCTTAAAAAGAATAAAATAAAAGCCGTAGCAATTCACAGCCAGAAATCGCAAGGTGCAAGAAGGAATAACCTGGAAGAATTCAAGGTAGACGGCGCTCAGATTTTGGTAGCTACCGACTTAATTGGTCGTGGAATTCATATAGAATCTCTGCCATGTGTCATCAATTACGAATTGCCGCGTTCTCCACTAGATTATATTCACCGAATTGGTAGAACAGGACGTGCCAATGAAAAAGGAACCGCAATCAGTATTCTGACGGATGATGAATTGCAGCATTTCAGAGTCATTCAAAAGAAAATGGGCAGAAAAGTGACGCTGCAAAGAACAGAAGGTATTGATTTACACGGATATTAA
- a CDS encoding YfiT family bacillithiol transferase, with the protein MSDLEKKKFPIGQFEAPENICDTTLDTYIKVIKDFPGKLKNLIEHLTDDQLDTPYREGGWTVRQLVNHLSDSHMNSFIRFKLALTEDNPTIKPYDEAKWAELQDSFHMPVKPAMRMLKGTHQRWVTLLKSLTNKQFERTFHHPEHNKNYNLRESLALYVWHCNHHFAHIENLKTEKGW; encoded by the coding sequence ATGAGCGATTTAGAGAAAAAAAAGTTTCCAATAGGCCAGTTTGAAGCTCCTGAAAACATTTGTGACACCACATTGGATACTTATATCAAAGTGATCAAAGACTTTCCCGGAAAACTGAAAAATCTCATTGAACATCTTACAGACGACCAGCTGGATACTCCTTACCGAGAAGGGGGCTGGACGGTAAGACAACTTGTAAACCATCTTTCAGACAGTCATATGAACAGTTTTATCCGTTTTAAACTGGCGCTTACAGAAGATAATCCTACCATAAAACCTTATGATGAAGCCAAATGGGCTGAGCTGCAGGACAGTTTTCATATGCCTGTAAAACCAGCTATGAGAATGCTGAAGGGAACACATCAGAGATGGGTGACACTTCTTAAAAGCCTTACCAATAAACAATTTGAAAGAACTTTTCATCATCCCGAACACAATAAAAACTATAACTTAAGAGAAAGTCTTGCTTTATACGTTTGGCATTGCAATCATCATTTTGCTCATATTGAAAATCTGAAGACAGAAAAAGGTTGGTAA
- a CDS encoding DUF1569 domain-containing protein, producing MVRKHLNNPIYYQGIINRISLLSENSTGKWGKMNVCQMLKHCDLVLQVALGKLELPRINVLFESIGKFTKIEMYVFNNGIPRNMPTFQKLIVNFECDFDGSKTNLLKTLEEFREACEIHTLPDRHRLFGKMTEKDWTFLEYKHLDHHLKQFNV from the coding sequence TTGGTAAGAAAACATCTTAATAATCCCATATATTATCAGGGAATTATCAACAGAATTTCCTTGTTATCTGAAAACTCCACCGGAAAGTGGGGTAAAATGAACGTGTGTCAAATGCTGAAGCATTGTGATCTTGTTCTTCAGGTAGCATTGGGAAAGCTTGAACTTCCGCGTATTAACGTCCTGTTTGAGTCCATTGGGAAATTTACTAAAATAGAAATGTATGTTTTCAACAATGGAATTCCCAGAAACATGCCTACTTTTCAAAAACTAATCGTTAATTTTGAGTGTGATTTTGATGGTTCAAAAACCAATCTGCTGAAAACGCTGGAGGAGTTCCGGGAAGCTTGTGAAATACACACGCTGCCCGACCGCCACAGATTATTCGGTAAAATGACTGAGAAAGACTGGACATTTTTAGAGTACAAACATCTTGATCATCATCTAAAACAATTTAATGTATGA
- the ytxJ gene encoding bacillithiol system redox-active protein YtxJ, whose protein sequence is MSFFDKIFGGKSEAPEQKTFWKKIESEEDLAKAIEDSFQNKIAIFKHSTSCFISRTVLKNFEKEIENSDQEVHIYYLDLLAHRPVSNKIAADFEIRHESPQLIVIENGKAVNNASHQDISLSQIVS, encoded by the coding sequence ATGAGTTTTTTTGATAAAATATTTGGTGGAAAAAGCGAAGCCCCGGAACAGAAAACGTTCTGGAAAAAGATAGAGTCTGAAGAAGATCTTGCAAAAGCAATAGAAGATTCTTTTCAGAATAAAATAGCGATATTTAAACATTCAACAAGCTGTTTTATCAGCAGAACAGTATTGAAAAACTTTGAAAAAGAAATTGAAAATTCTGATCAGGAGGTACACATATACTATTTGGATTTATTGGCCCACAGACCTGTTTCTAACAAAATAGCAGCGGATTTTGAGATCCGACACGAAAGTCCGCAGTTGATTGTAATAGAAAATGGAAAGGCTGTAAACAACGCTTCACACCAGGATATTTCTTTAAGCCAGATTGTATCATGA